In one window of Methanosarcina vacuolata Z-761 DNA:
- a CDS encoding glycoside hydrolase family 130 protein produces MMWKDQGELFQRYKKNPILNVEDWPYQAHSVFNPAAAIVNGITLLMVRVEDHRGFSHLTVARSKNGIDGWEIDREPTLSPDPVNYPEEIYGIEDPRITYIDEIGKWAVAYTAYSDSGPLPSLALTEDFRNFERMGAILPPENKDAAIFPVRFKDRWAMLHRPVSGMAGAKANIWISFSPDMKYWGEHEVLLYAREGGWWDANKIGLSPQPLLTSDGWLIMYHGVRQTTSKASYRLGLALLDLEDPRKVLHRSEGWVFGPREMYERSGDVNDVVFPCGWVLVNDEIRIYYGSADVSVSMASAKLCDILEYIHGCPETQCPDEYCRWFEENRGISNDPKKGDCKLKLNLGI; encoded by the coding sequence ATTATGTGGAAAGACCAAGGAGAACTATTCCAAAGGTATAAGAAAAATCCTATACTTAATGTTGAAGATTGGCCGTATCAGGCCCATTCAGTGTTTAACCCTGCAGCGGCTATAGTTAATGGTATAACTCTATTAATGGTACGTGTCGAAGACCATCGAGGCTTTTCTCACCTTACAGTAGCAAGGAGTAAGAATGGAATTGATGGCTGGGAAATTGACCGCGAACCAACTTTGTCTCCGGATCCTGTAAACTATCCTGAAGAAATATACGGCATTGAAGACCCGCGCATAACTTACATAGATGAGATAGGAAAATGGGCTGTAGCATATACTGCTTATTCAGATTCAGGCCCCTTACCATCTCTTGCCCTTACTGAAGATTTCCGAAATTTTGAACGAATGGGAGCTATCCTGCCGCCTGAAAATAAAGATGCTGCTATTTTTCCTGTAAGGTTTAAAGACAGATGGGCAATGCTACACAGACCAGTATCTGGTATGGCGGGTGCGAAGGCAAATATCTGGATATCTTTTTCCCCGGATATGAAATACTGGGGAGAACACGAGGTTCTTCTGTATGCTCGGGAAGGTGGATGGTGGGATGCCAACAAGATAGGTCTATCCCCGCAGCCACTCCTCACATCTGATGGATGGTTAATAATGTACCATGGGGTACGCCAGACAACATCTAAAGCAAGTTATCGGCTTGGACTGGCTCTTCTTGATCTCGAAGACCCCAGAAAAGTGCTCCACAGGTCCGAAGGATGGGTTTTCGGACCTCGTGAAATGTATGAACGCAGTGGAGACGTTAATGATGTTGTTTTCCCTTGCGGATGGGTCTTAGTGAATGATGAAATCCGTATTTATTATGGAAGTGCGGATGTATCAGTATCAATGGCCAGTGCAAAATTATGTGATATACTGGAGTATATACATGGGTGCCCTGAGACACAATGCCCTGACGAATACTGCAGATGGTTTGAAGAAAACAGGGGAATTTCAAATGATCCAAAAAAAGGTGATTGTAAATTAAAACTAAATTTGGGGATCTGA
- a CDS encoding phosphomannose isomerase type II C-terminal cupin domain, with translation MSPKCKNESERPWGHYEVLMQRPGYKVKILTVLPHSEISLQRHSHRSEHWHIVSGKGIVTKNESEIKVLAGDSVDFPVNEVHRVKNIDNENLVLVEIAQGNYLGEDDIVRLEDKYGRI, from the coding sequence GTGAGTCCAAAATGCAAAAATGAGTCAGAAAGGCCCTGGGGGCACTATGAGGTGCTTATGCAGAGGCCAGGATATAAAGTCAAAATCCTTACGGTTTTACCTCATAGTGAAATATCACTTCAACGTCATTCCCACAGAAGCGAGCACTGGCACATAGTCAGTGGAAAGGGAATTGTAACTAAAAATGAAAGTGAAATCAAGGTTCTTGCAGGAGATTCTGTCGATTTTCCGGTAAACGAGGTACATCGTGTAAAAAATATAGACAATGAAAATCTCGTTTTAGTTGAGATAGCGCAGGGAAATTACCTTGGAGAGGATGACATCGTAAGACTTGAGGATAAATACGGGAGGATCTAA
- a CDS encoding glycosyltransferase — MGKHFVIIAGEEAGPKSNKMGGIWNVIHEEAQTLASLFDSGQLDTKEDKEILVVGPYYAHRGADWNRGLNRITEMEEFESLNPGEELRKSLESLENSGIKVFTGCKFVGGMKIGYLQFQTSDFGKIRCMYQGKEMNLESKIKSEAYEHLGLDSLKYENMSNGPEYTHYLCLSYAVSELVRLLLSTASENSETTGAASTHNFIPCPGVSLHCHEFGVFYAPARLKKLGIPVNTVATLHATLPGRTAGYNTIQKRRNNDSTWPSGVPENLAALEALAAYADTVTAVGESTRQEARLFYGINGIVIRNGITIESDKINWDLKESSLERIRKFLSENLYKYHGGERIEPEKIIPIFTISRLEVENKGYPDLLDSLVALEHIIKNSILEGHMQEGIRVICFLVTAEGSKTNLPSGFPVNLPKEVLVGNELRIQQMIEKRGLDFPKMVRGKRSVAALLYPQILSSSDGGLGMEVGEFMAGCCAGIFPSRYDPFLLTGLEAGKEGTPSVVSRVCGFSDAIKTIESLKEALGGVIVVDNIGLSYYETVLDYALAVSYFTRNFIEDRVKYKLLCREAFLLAKDMDWKAPTEQYYELISGARFCKQEK; from the coding sequence TTGGGAAAACATTTTGTCATAATTGCCGGAGAAGAAGCAGGCCCTAAATCAAATAAAATGGGCGGGATCTGGAATGTTATTCATGAAGAAGCACAAACCCTTGCTTCTCTTTTCGATTCAGGACAATTGGATACAAAAGAAGATAAAGAGATCCTTGTTGTGGGCCCTTATTATGCTCACAGAGGCGCGGACTGGAATCGAGGATTAAACCGGATTACGGAGATGGAGGAATTTGAATCCCTGAACCCTGGCGAAGAACTCCGGAAAAGCCTTGAATCCCTTGAAAACTCAGGTATCAAGGTATTTACAGGATGCAAGTTCGTGGGGGGAATGAAGATAGGCTATTTGCAGTTTCAAACCTCGGATTTTGGAAAAATACGTTGCATGTATCAGGGAAAGGAGATGAACCTTGAAAGCAAGATCAAATCCGAAGCCTATGAGCACCTTGGGCTTGATTCCCTGAAATATGAAAATATGTCAAACGGGCCTGAGTATACCCATTACCTATGCCTGTCCTATGCGGTTTCCGAACTTGTCAGGCTCCTTCTAAGCACAGCTTCGGAAAATTCCGAAACCACTGGTGCAGCTTCAACTCATAATTTTATTCCCTGCCCAGGCGTCTCTCTGCACTGCCATGAATTTGGGGTATTTTATGCGCCAGCCAGGCTTAAGAAACTTGGAATTCCAGTAAATACTGTTGCAACTCTGCATGCAACTCTACCTGGAAGGACTGCAGGATATAATACTATCCAGAAAAGAAGGAATAATGACAGCACATGGCCTTCAGGCGTGCCTGAAAACCTGGCTGCCCTTGAAGCGCTGGCTGCATATGCCGATACGGTCACTGCAGTAGGAGAATCGACCCGACAGGAAGCCAGGCTCTTTTACGGGATTAACGGAATTGTGATCCGAAACGGAATAACCATAGAATCCGACAAGATAAACTGGGACCTGAAAGAAAGCTCCCTTGAACGGATCCGAAAATTCCTTTCCGAAAATCTGTATAAGTACCACGGAGGGGAAAGGATAGAACCCGAAAAGATAATTCCGATTTTCACAATATCTCGCCTGGAAGTGGAAAATAAAGGATATCCGGACCTTCTCGATTCCCTTGTTGCACTTGAGCACATAATAAAAAACAGCATTCTCGAAGGACATATGCAGGAGGGAATCAGGGTAATCTGTTTCCTTGTTACAGCCGAAGGGTCCAAAACAAACCTTCCGTCAGGATTTCCTGTGAACCTGCCAAAAGAGGTGCTTGTAGGAAACGAACTGAGAATCCAGCAGATGATTGAGAAAAGGGGGCTGGATTTTCCAAAAATGGTACGGGGGAAACGCTCGGTTGCAGCACTTTTATACCCACAGATTCTTTCAAGCTCGGACGGAGGTCTGGGCATGGAAGTTGGAGAATTTATGGCAGGCTGCTGTGCAGGTATCTTTCCCTCGCGTTATGACCCCTTCCTGCTCACCGGGCTTGAAGCCGGAAAAGAAGGAACCCCAAGTGTGGTCAGTAGGGTATGCGGCTTTAGTGATGCCATAAAGACAATTGAGTCCCTTAAAGAAGCGCTTGGTGGAGTGATAGTAGTAGACAATATAGGTCTTTCCTATTACGAAACAGTCCTTGACTACGCCCTGGCAGTCAGTTATTTTACACGGAATTTCATAGAAGATAGGGTAAAATATAAACTTCTCTGCAGGGAAGCCTTCCTCCTTGCAAAAGATATGGACTGGAAAGCTCCTACTGAACAGTATTATGAACTGATAAGCGGGGCTCGGTTCTGCAAACAGGAAAAATGA